The Ananas comosus cultivar F153 linkage group 7, ASM154086v1, whole genome shotgun sequence genome has a window encoding:
- the LOC109712442 gene encoding gibberellin 2-beta-dioxygenase 8-like isoform X2 has translation MMSEQEILSSNPIRLVIHYSGSFWRLLEIKTQLQPMDSDPPLLSTYRALFDARDRERIDPDAIALTAASDECELPLIDLDRLNVAGHDGRDATEKCKREIVEAASQWGFFQVVNHGVSNELIARVREEQVSVFRRPFAKKATEQLLDFAPDSYRWGTPTASSPDQLSWSEAYHIPLTPSAAPGPTEGATRHIVEEFSTAMSRLAHKLAGILAEGLGEGDQGYIKEKCTCNTCYLRLNRYPPCPIRCGAFGLTPHTDSDFLTILHQDHVGGLQLMQGKRWLTVKPNPHALIINIGDLFQAWSNNMYKSVEHRVMSNAKLERFSVAYFLCPSYDTVIQSYAEPAIYRKFSFGEYREQIKEDVRLMGRKIGLTRFLAVQSL, from the exons atgatgTCAGAACAAGAGATTTTGAGTTCGAATCCCATTCGACTTGTTATCCATTATAGTggaagcttttggag GTTACTAGAGATCAAAACACAGCTGCAACCAATGGACTCGGACCCACCACTTCTCTCCACGTACCGCGCTCTCTTCGACGCCCGCGATCGCGAACGGATCGATCCCGATGCGATCGCCTTGACCGCAGCATCGGACGAGTGTGAGCTTCCCCTCATCGATCTCGACCGTCTAAACGTAGCTGGTCACGACGGTCGCGACGCGACGGAGAAGTGTAAGAGGGAGATAGTGGAGGCTGCCTCTCAATGGGGCTTCTTCCAGGTGGTGAACCACGGCGTGTCCAACGAGCTCATCGCGAGGGTGAGGGAGGAGCAGGTGAGCGTGTTTCGGCGGCCGTTCGCGAAGAAGGCGACGGAGCAGCTTTTGGATTTCGCCCCCGATAGCTACCGGTGGGGGACGCCGACCGCCTCGTCACCTGACCAGTTGTCGTGGTCGGAGGCATATCATATTCCTCTGACGCCGTCGGCTGCGCCCGGTCCCACCGAGGGCGCAACCAG GCACATAGTCGAGGAGTTTTCGACGGCGATGTCGCGATTAGCGCATAAGCTCGCAGGTATACTCGCGGAGGGATTAGGGGAGGGGGATCAGGGATACATAAAGGAGAAGTGCACGTGTAATACGTGCTACTTACGGTTAAACCGATATCCACCATGCCCGATTCGTTGTGGGGCATTTGGGTTAACCCCTCACACTGATAGTGACTTTCTCACCATCTTACACCAGGATCATGTTGGTGGGCTACAGCTTATGCAGGGGAAGAGGTGGCTCACTGTTAAACCTAATCCCCATGCACTCATCATCAACATTGGTGACCTGTTCCAg GCATGGAGTAATAACATGTACAAAAGTGTGGAGCACAGAGTGATGTCCAACGCAAAGCTGGAGAGGTTCTCAGTGGCCTATTTCTTGTGCCCCTCTTATGACACTGTGATACAGAGTTATGCAGAGCCTGCTATTTACAGGAAATTTAGCTTTGGGGAATATAGAGAGCAAATCAAAGAAGATGTGCGATTAATGGGGCGTAAAATCGGGCTTACAAGGTTCCTTGCTGTTCAAAGCTTGTGA
- the LOC109712442 gene encoding gibberellin 2-beta-dioxygenase 8-like isoform X1, with the protein MLYVSNEPRLQLCFVFTYQLVYIDNVVISISSSCSRLLEIKTQLQPMDSDPPLLSTYRALFDARDRERIDPDAIALTAASDECELPLIDLDRLNVAGHDGRDATEKCKREIVEAASQWGFFQVVNHGVSNELIARVREEQVSVFRRPFAKKATEQLLDFAPDSYRWGTPTASSPDQLSWSEAYHIPLTPSAAPGPTEGATRHIVEEFSTAMSRLAHKLAGILAEGLGEGDQGYIKEKCTCNTCYLRLNRYPPCPIRCGAFGLTPHTDSDFLTILHQDHVGGLQLMQGKRWLTVKPNPHALIINIGDLFQAWSNNMYKSVEHRVMSNAKLERFSVAYFLCPSYDTVIQSYAEPAIYRKFSFGEYREQIKEDVRLMGRKIGLTRFLAVQSL; encoded by the exons ATGTTGTACGTATCGAACGAGCCACGCCTACAATTGTGCTTTGTTTTCACCTACCAACTTGTATATATTGATAACGTTGTGATCTCAATCTCCTCTTCTTGTTCAAGGTTACTAGAGATCAAAACACAGCTGCAACCAATGGACTCGGACCCACCACTTCTCTCCACGTACCGCGCTCTCTTCGACGCCCGCGATCGCGAACGGATCGATCCCGATGCGATCGCCTTGACCGCAGCATCGGACGAGTGTGAGCTTCCCCTCATCGATCTCGACCGTCTAAACGTAGCTGGTCACGACGGTCGCGACGCGACGGAGAAGTGTAAGAGGGAGATAGTGGAGGCTGCCTCTCAATGGGGCTTCTTCCAGGTGGTGAACCACGGCGTGTCCAACGAGCTCATCGCGAGGGTGAGGGAGGAGCAGGTGAGCGTGTTTCGGCGGCCGTTCGCGAAGAAGGCGACGGAGCAGCTTTTGGATTTCGCCCCCGATAGCTACCGGTGGGGGACGCCGACCGCCTCGTCACCTGACCAGTTGTCGTGGTCGGAGGCATATCATATTCCTCTGACGCCGTCGGCTGCGCCCGGTCCCACCGAGGGCGCAACCAG GCACATAGTCGAGGAGTTTTCGACGGCGATGTCGCGATTAGCGCATAAGCTCGCAGGTATACTCGCGGAGGGATTAGGGGAGGGGGATCAGGGATACATAAAGGAGAAGTGCACGTGTAATACGTGCTACTTACGGTTAAACCGATATCCACCATGCCCGATTCGTTGTGGGGCATTTGGGTTAACCCCTCACACTGATAGTGACTTTCTCACCATCTTACACCAGGATCATGTTGGTGGGCTACAGCTTATGCAGGGGAAGAGGTGGCTCACTGTTAAACCTAATCCCCATGCACTCATCATCAACATTGGTGACCTGTTCCAg GCATGGAGTAATAACATGTACAAAAGTGTGGAGCACAGAGTGATGTCCAACGCAAAGCTGGAGAGGTTCTCAGTGGCCTATTTCTTGTGCCCCTCTTATGACACTGTGATACAGAGTTATGCAGAGCCTGCTATTTACAGGAAATTTAGCTTTGGGGAATATAGAGAGCAAATCAAAGAAGATGTGCGATTAATGGGGCGTAAAATCGGGCTTACAAGGTTCCTTGCTGTTCAAAGCTTGTGA
- the LOC109712442 gene encoding gibberellin 2-beta-dioxygenase 8-like isoform X3 has product MDSDPPLLSTYRALFDARDRERIDPDAIALTAASDECELPLIDLDRLNVAGHDGRDATEKCKREIVEAASQWGFFQVVNHGVSNELIARVREEQVSVFRRPFAKKATEQLLDFAPDSYRWGTPTASSPDQLSWSEAYHIPLTPSAAPGPTEGATRHIVEEFSTAMSRLAHKLAGILAEGLGEGDQGYIKEKCTCNTCYLRLNRYPPCPIRCGAFGLTPHTDSDFLTILHQDHVGGLQLMQGKRWLTVKPNPHALIINIGDLFQAWSNNMYKSVEHRVMSNAKLERFSVAYFLCPSYDTVIQSYAEPAIYRKFSFGEYREQIKEDVRLMGRKIGLTRFLAVQSL; this is encoded by the exons ATGGACTCGGACCCACCACTTCTCTCCACGTACCGCGCTCTCTTCGACGCCCGCGATCGCGAACGGATCGATCCCGATGCGATCGCCTTGACCGCAGCATCGGACGAGTGTGAGCTTCCCCTCATCGATCTCGACCGTCTAAACGTAGCTGGTCACGACGGTCGCGACGCGACGGAGAAGTGTAAGAGGGAGATAGTGGAGGCTGCCTCTCAATGGGGCTTCTTCCAGGTGGTGAACCACGGCGTGTCCAACGAGCTCATCGCGAGGGTGAGGGAGGAGCAGGTGAGCGTGTTTCGGCGGCCGTTCGCGAAGAAGGCGACGGAGCAGCTTTTGGATTTCGCCCCCGATAGCTACCGGTGGGGGACGCCGACCGCCTCGTCACCTGACCAGTTGTCGTGGTCGGAGGCATATCATATTCCTCTGACGCCGTCGGCTGCGCCCGGTCCCACCGAGGGCGCAACCAG GCACATAGTCGAGGAGTTTTCGACGGCGATGTCGCGATTAGCGCATAAGCTCGCAGGTATACTCGCGGAGGGATTAGGGGAGGGGGATCAGGGATACATAAAGGAGAAGTGCACGTGTAATACGTGCTACTTACGGTTAAACCGATATCCACCATGCCCGATTCGTTGTGGGGCATTTGGGTTAACCCCTCACACTGATAGTGACTTTCTCACCATCTTACACCAGGATCATGTTGGTGGGCTACAGCTTATGCAGGGGAAGAGGTGGCTCACTGTTAAACCTAATCCCCATGCACTCATCATCAACATTGGTGACCTGTTCCAg GCATGGAGTAATAACATGTACAAAAGTGTGGAGCACAGAGTGATGTCCAACGCAAAGCTGGAGAGGTTCTCAGTGGCCTATTTCTTGTGCCCCTCTTATGACACTGTGATACAGAGTTATGCAGAGCCTGCTATTTACAGGAAATTTAGCTTTGGGGAATATAGAGAGCAAATCAAAGAAGATGTGCGATTAATGGGGCGTAAAATCGGGCTTACAAGGTTCCTTGCTGTTCAAAGCTTGTGA